In Sideroxyarcus emersonii, one DNA window encodes the following:
- a CDS encoding YajD family HNH nuclease yields MPRHTAPDHARLDRVVAEARKQRELREAGYRERALKLFPWICRRCGREFTGARLRELTVHHKDHNHDNNPADGSNWEFQCIYCHDNEHSRMLDEAARTRDAGGPAAATHQPFAELKKLLKKE; encoded by the coding sequence ATGCCCAGACACACCGCTCCCGATCATGCTCGGCTCGACCGTGTCGTTGCCGAAGCCCGCAAGCAGCGCGAACTGCGCGAGGCCGGCTATCGCGAACGCGCACTCAAGCTGTTTCCCTGGATATGCCGCCGCTGCGGCCGCGAGTTCACCGGTGCACGCCTGCGCGAACTCACCGTCCATCACAAGGACCACAACCACGACAACAATCCAGCGGACGGGAGCAATTGGGAATTTCAGTGCATCTATTGCCACGACAACGAACATTCGCGCATGCTGGACGAAGCCGCGAGGACGCGCGATGCCGGCGGCCCTGCCGCCGCGACACACCAGCCGTTCGCCGAACTGAAGAAATTGTTGAAGAAAGAGTGA
- a CDS encoding SDR family oxidoreductase: protein MKTILITGATDGIGLATARELARQGCELVLHGRSEEKARRACDAVRAVAPAAVLHSASADLADLAAVAGMARELAARLPRLDVLINNAGVYMTERRISHDGFEMTLAVNHLAHFLLTGRLLAVLKRSTAPRVVTVSSMVHAGGRIPFDDMDCERNFNGYQAYANSKLANVLFANELARREPWLTSNSLHPGVIGTKLLHAAFSMPGGSVAEGARTSVYLATSPEVAKLTGRYFDVCTETAAAAPALDRQLAQRLWTWSERAVGSFAGPAD from the coding sequence ATGAAGACGATACTCATCACCGGGGCGACCGATGGCATCGGCCTGGCGACCGCCAGGGAACTGGCGAGGCAGGGATGCGAACTGGTGCTGCACGGGCGCAGTGAAGAAAAGGCGAGGCGCGCTTGCGATGCGGTACGTGCCGTCGCGCCGGCTGCGGTCCTGCATAGCGCCAGCGCCGACCTGGCAGACCTTGCCGCAGTTGCCGGCATGGCCCGGGAATTGGCGGCGCGGTTGCCGCGACTGGATGTGCTGATCAACAATGCCGGTGTCTACATGACCGAACGCAGGATCTCGCACGACGGTTTCGAGATGACGCTGGCGGTGAATCATCTCGCCCACTTTCTGCTGACCGGGCGGCTGCTTGCCGTGCTGAAAAGATCGACGGCGCCGCGCGTGGTCACGGTCAGTTCCATGGTGCATGCCGGTGGGCGCATTCCGTTCGACGACATGGATTGCGAGCGCAATTTCAATGGCTATCAGGCCTATGCCAATTCCAAACTGGCCAATGTGCTGTTTGCGAACGAGCTGGCGCGACGCGAACCCTGGTTGACCTCCAACAGCCTGCATCCGGGAGTGATCGGCACCAAGTTGCTGCATGCCGCTTTTAGCATGCCGGGAGGGTCGGTGGCCGAGGGGGCGCGCACATCGGTCTATCTCGCCACCTCGCCCGAGGTGGCCAAACTGACGGGAAGATATTTCGACGTCTGTACCGAGACTGCTGCCGCTGCGCCGGCGCTCGATCGGCAGCTGGCACAGCGCCTGTGGACCTGGTCGGAGCGCGCGGTCGGCAGTTTTGCGGGACCGGCCGACTAG
- a CDS encoding acylphosphatase gives MPPPPFPSCKTLRLLIHGRVQGVYFRDSMRREAQSLSISGWVRNRSDGTVEAVVQGQADAVDAIVRWAQCGPQLAQVARVEMEPASGSYSVFEITD, from the coding sequence ATGCCCCCACCTCCATTCCCAAGCTGCAAGACCCTGCGCCTGCTGATACACGGTCGCGTGCAGGGAGTGTATTTCCGCGACTCCATGCGGCGCGAGGCGCAATCTCTTTCCATCTCCGGCTGGGTGCGCAATCGCAGCGACGGAACGGTGGAAGCGGTGGTGCAAGGGCAGGCCGATGCGGTGGATGCCATCGTGCGCTGGGCGCAATGCGGGCCGCAACTGGCACAGGTGGCGCGGGTCGAGATGGAGCCGGCCTCGGGCAGCTATTCCGTTTTCGAGATTACCGATTGA
- a CDS encoding c-type cytochrome: MKSVIGSIAATAGLMIAGNTLAVDMPPLAKELNCVACHAIDHKVVGPAWRDVANRYTGKGVKTFTYKGKEYPLIEGLVMKVSKGGSGNWGSMPMPANDLSGVKKAQITELVKFEQSLANK, from the coding sequence ATGAAATCTGTCATTGGAAGCATAGCTGCAACAGCGGGCCTGATGATCGCCGGCAACACCCTGGCCGTCGACATGCCACCGCTGGCAAAGGAATTGAATTGCGTTGCATGCCATGCGATCGACCACAAGGTTGTTGGTCCGGCCTGGCGCGATGTGGCCAACCGGTATACCGGCAAGGGCGTGAAAACCTTTACCTATAAAGGCAAGGAATATCCGCTGATCGAGGGACTGGTGATGAAGGTATCCAAAGGCGGTTCCGGCAACTGGGGCAGCATGCCCATGCCGGCGAACGACCTGAGCGGCGTCAAGAAGGCACAGATCACCGAACTGGTGAAATTCGAGCAGAGCCTGGCCAACAAGTAG
- a CDS encoding class I SAM-dependent RNA methyltransferase — translation MPDFFATCPRGLEKLLTDELAGFGATDVRPTEGGVAFAGDWPLCYRANLQSRLASRILWRVKDATPFRNEQDVYKVVYDLPWVRWFDVSCTILVKVTAIKCPLKSLEFITLKIKDAVCDKFRAEKDARPSVAKLDPDMRIHAFFEGEKFTMYLDTSGDALYKRGVRLHTNIAPLRENLAAGILKLTGWKPGIPLFDPMCGSGTFLIEAAQMSLNIQPGVARHFAFEKLKNFDAKSWNAMREAAIAAQLPVSELPIYGSDLYGDALKAAHQNLEEAGIRETVDLKQCNALEASPPEKTGILVANLPYGERMGDEDELAALYPKLGDVLKQRFGGWNAYLFTADLRIAKLMRLTPSRRTPLFNGAIECRLFEYKIVAGSNRPK, via the coding sequence ATGCCAGATTTTTTCGCCACCTGTCCGCGCGGACTGGAAAAACTTCTCACCGATGAGCTCGCCGGTTTCGGCGCCACGGATGTGCGCCCGACCGAAGGCGGTGTCGCCTTTGCCGGCGACTGGCCGCTGTGCTATCGCGCCAATCTGCAGAGCCGGCTCGCTTCGCGCATCCTGTGGCGCGTCAAGGACGCCACGCCGTTCCGCAACGAACAGGATGTGTACAAGGTCGTTTACGATCTGCCGTGGGTGCGCTGGTTCGACGTGAGCTGCACCATCCTGGTGAAGGTTACGGCGATCAAGTGTCCGCTGAAGAGCCTGGAGTTCATCACGCTGAAGATCAAGGATGCGGTGTGCGACAAGTTCCGCGCCGAGAAGGATGCGCGTCCGAGCGTGGCCAAGCTCGATCCGGACATGCGCATCCATGCCTTCTTCGAGGGCGAGAAGTTCACCATGTACCTAGATACCTCGGGCGATGCGCTGTACAAGCGCGGCGTGCGCCTGCATACCAACATCGCACCGCTGCGCGAGAATCTGGCCGCCGGCATCCTCAAGCTGACCGGCTGGAAGCCCGGCATCCCGCTGTTCGACCCGATGTGCGGCAGCGGAACCTTCCTCATCGAGGCGGCGCAGATGTCGCTCAACATCCAGCCCGGCGTCGCGCGCCATTTCGCTTTCGAGAAACTGAAAAACTTCGATGCGAAGAGCTGGAACGCCATGCGCGAAGCGGCCATCGCCGCACAACTGCCGGTGAGCGAACTGCCGATCTACGGCAGCGACCTGTATGGCGACGCGCTCAAGGCGGCGCACCAGAACCTGGAAGAGGCGGGCATACGCGAGACGGTGGACCTGAAACAGTGCAATGCGCTGGAAGCCTCGCCGCCGGAAAAGACAGGCATTCTCGTGGCGAACCTGCCCTATGGCGAACGCATGGGCGACGAGGACGAACTGGCAGCGCTGTATCCCAAACTGGGCGACGTGCTGAAGCAGAGATTCGGCGGCTGGAACGCCTACCTGTTCACGGCCGACCTGCGCATCGCCAAGCTGATGCGGCTGACCCCCTCCAGGCGCACGCCGCTTTTCAACGGCGCGATCGAATGCCGCCTGTTCGAGTACAAGATCGTGGCAGGGAGCAACCGGCCAAAATGA
- a CDS encoding CopD family protein encodes MLWLKAFHIFFVVSWFAGLFYLPRIFVNHAMAEEAAVKERLKLMERKLYKFVTPIGVLAVATGLWLWLGHRDIFNGGWIHAKVALVAGLVAYHFYCGHLVKVFAAERNTRSHVWFRFFNEVPVLVLLAVVILVVVKPF; translated from the coding sequence ATGTTGTGGCTGAAAGCTTTTCATATCTTCTTCGTGGTCAGCTGGTTCGCCGGCCTGTTCTACCTGCCGCGCATTTTCGTCAATCATGCGATGGCGGAAGAGGCGGCGGTGAAAGAGCGCCTCAAGCTGATGGAGCGCAAGCTGTACAAGTTCGTCACGCCGATCGGCGTACTTGCTGTGGCCACCGGCCTGTGGCTATGGCTGGGCCATCGCGACATCTTCAACGGCGGCTGGATACATGCCAAGGTCGCCCTGGTGGCCGGACTGGTCGCGTATCATTTTTATTGCGGCCACCTGGTCAAGGTGTTCGCTGCCGAGCGCAACACCCGCAGCCATGTCTGGTTCCGCTTCTTCAATGAAGTGCCGGTACTGGTACTCCTTGCCGTAGTCATCCTCGTCGTCGTGAAACCTTTTTAA
- a CDS encoding ABC transporter permease yields MSERDFALPRLSLRFYPIWRRHWLVWKKIAAPSILGHLADPVIYMLGLGYGLGSLLPTMGGMSYMAFLAAGTVCYSTMNSASFEALYSGFARMHEQRTWEAILNTPVALDDVVLSEILWAATKSLMSGAAVLAVIWILGLSHALMSLWMIPLALLIGLTFAAIGLIMTALAPAYDFFMYYFTLVITPMMLLCGVFFPVTQLPPSMQMIASVLPLTHAIDLARPLMNGNLPPQALLHVAVLLAYALCGFYVSLVLFRRRLSR; encoded by the coding sequence ATGAGCGAACGGGATTTTGCATTGCCGCGGCTGAGTCTGCGCTTCTACCCGATCTGGCGCAGGCACTGGCTGGTGTGGAAGAAGATCGCGGCGCCGTCCATCCTCGGCCATCTGGCCGATCCGGTGATTTACATGCTGGGCCTGGGCTACGGCCTCGGCAGCCTGCTGCCGACCATGGGCGGCATGTCGTACATGGCCTTCCTGGCTGCCGGCACGGTGTGCTACAGCACCATGAACAGCGCGAGCTTCGAAGCGCTGTATTCCGGCTTTGCGCGCATGCACGAACAGCGGACCTGGGAGGCCATCCTGAACACGCCAGTCGCGCTGGATGACGTGGTGCTGTCCGAGATCCTGTGGGCTGCCACCAAGAGCCTGATGTCGGGGGCTGCCGTGCTGGCGGTGATCTGGATACTGGGGCTGTCGCACGCCCTGATGTCGCTGTGGATGATCCCGCTGGCGCTGCTGATCGGGCTGACCTTTGCCGCCATCGGCCTGATCATGACCGCGCTGGCGCCGGCCTACGATTTCTTCATGTACTACTTCACGCTGGTGATCACGCCGATGATGCTACTATGCGGCGTGTTTTTTCCGGTCACCCAGCTGCCGCCCAGCATGCAGATGATCGCGAGCGTGTTGCCGCTGACGCATGCGATCGACCTGGCAAGGCCGCTGATGAACGGCAACCTGCCGCCGCAGGCGTTGCTGCATGTTGCGGTGCTGCTGGCCTATGCGTTGTGCGGTTTCTATGTTTCTCTGGTGTTGTTCCGTCGTCGCTTGTCGAGGTGA
- a CDS encoding thioesterase family protein: MNLIFRMLYVLVRSLFCERMRGGNFASEFALSVLPNDIDINLHMNNGRYLTICDLNRVDIFARSGLLKAMFRRNWIPVIAEHTMSYKKPLGLFARYRVRTEVTHWDEKYFYMKHVFSKGERIMAEGTSKGCVYARGVGVVKPVDAFAAVEMDNSK; this comes from the coding sequence ATGAACCTGATTTTCCGCATGCTCTATGTGCTCGTCCGCTCGCTGTTCTGCGAACGGATGCGGGGCGGCAATTTTGCAAGCGAGTTCGCCTTGAGCGTGCTGCCCAACGACATCGACATCAACCTGCACATGAACAACGGCCGTTACCTGACCATCTGCGACCTCAACCGCGTGGACATCTTCGCGCGCAGCGGTTTGCTGAAGGCCATGTTCAGGCGCAACTGGATCCCGGTCATCGCCGAGCACACCATGAGCTACAAGAAGCCGCTGGGTCTTTTTGCGCGCTACCGGGTGAGGACGGAAGTGACGCACTGGGACGAGAAGTATTTCTATATGAAGCATGTTTTCAGCAAGGGTGAGCGCATCATGGCGGAAGGAACGTCGAAGGGCTGTGTCTATGCGCGGGGTGTCGGCGTGGTCAAGCCGGTCGATGCCTTTGCTGCAGTGGAAATGGACAATTCGAAATGA
- the nodI gene encoding nodulation factor ABC transporter ATP-binding protein NodI, whose amino-acid sequence MNAVIKAIGLQKSYGGQRVVDGLDLSIRKGECFGLLGPNGAGKTTTLRMLLGLIEPDAGTALLLDLPVPQAAREARIRVGVVPQMDNLDPDFTVAENLLVYGRYFGLHDREIEARIPSLLEFASLTSKRDAKVPTLSGGMKRRLTLARALVNDPDVIFLDEPTTGLDPQARHLIWQRLRELTQQGKTLLLTTHFMDEAERLCHRLAVMDNGRLISEGSPRQLIDSNIEPQVVEVFGETSAQWAGEHAANYAQRFEVSGESVFCYVRDAQPLVEHLQAQSALRYLHRPANLEDVFLKLTGREMRE is encoded by the coding sequence ATGAATGCAGTGATCAAAGCTATCGGGCTGCAAAAATCCTACGGCGGCCAGCGCGTGGTGGATGGCCTCGACCTGTCCATCCGCAAAGGCGAATGCTTCGGCCTGCTCGGCCCCAATGGCGCGGGCAAGACCACGACCTTGCGCATGCTGCTCGGGCTGATCGAACCGGATGCCGGAACCGCCTTGCTGCTCGACCTGCCTGTGCCGCAGGCGGCGCGCGAAGCGCGCATCCGTGTCGGCGTGGTGCCGCAGATGGACAACCTCGACCCCGATTTCACCGTGGCCGAGAACCTGCTGGTGTACGGGCGCTACTTCGGACTGCACGACCGCGAGATCGAGGCGCGCATTCCGTCGTTGCTGGAGTTCGCCAGCCTTACCAGCAAGCGCGATGCCAAGGTGCCGACGCTATCCGGCGGCATGAAGCGCCGCCTCACGCTGGCGCGCGCGCTGGTCAACGATCCCGATGTGATCTTCCTCGACGAGCCGACCACGGGGCTGGACCCGCAGGCGCGCCACCTGATCTGGCAGCGCTTGCGCGAACTCACGCAGCAGGGCAAGACGCTGCTGCTCACCACGCATTTCATGGACGAGGCGGAGCGCCTGTGCCACCGCCTTGCCGTGATGGACAACGGCAGGCTCATCAGCGAAGGCTCGCCGCGCCAGCTGATCGACAGCAACATCGAACCGCAGGTGGTGGAAGTGTTCGGCGAGACCTCCGCGCAATGGGCGGGCGAGCATGCCGCAAATTATGCGCAGCGCTTCGAGGTCAGCGGCGAATCGGTGTTCTGCTATGTGAGGGACGCGCAGCCGCTGGTGGAACATCTGCAGGCACAAAGCGCACTGCGCTACCTGCACCGGCCGGCGAACCTGGAAGACGTGTTCCTGAAGCTGACCGGCAGGGAGATGCGCGAATGA
- a CDS encoding alpha/beta hydrolase: protein MAITLEKFSTTGTAGLLEGVVHMPEEITCGIAVVAHPLPTMGGTMENKVAVTLAKTFAELGCVALRFNFRGVGMSEGEFTGGDGEEQDMIAIVRFAQEQFGEELPLILSGFSFGGYVAARAAQQVRPQHLILAAPAVGRFAMPAVAPDTLVVHGEHDDVVPLADALEWARPQHLPIVVLPQAEHFFHGRLTQLRDIVKRHFNGVEL, encoded by the coding sequence ATGGCGATCACACTGGAAAAATTTTCCACCACCGGCACTGCGGGGCTGCTCGAAGGGGTCGTGCACATGCCGGAAGAGATCACCTGCGGCATCGCCGTGGTGGCACATCCGCTGCCGACCATGGGCGGTACGATGGAGAACAAGGTCGCGGTGACGCTGGCCAAGACCTTTGCCGAGCTGGGCTGCGTCGCGCTGCGCTTCAATTTTCGCGGCGTGGGCATGAGCGAGGGCGAGTTCACCGGCGGCGACGGCGAAGAACAGGACATGATTGCGATCGTGCGTTTTGCGCAGGAACAATTCGGCGAGGAGCTGCCGCTGATCCTTTCCGGTTTCTCGTTCGGGGGCTATGTTGCCGCGCGTGCCGCGCAGCAGGTGCGCCCGCAGCACCTGATCCTGGCGGCGCCGGCCGTGGGCCGCTTTGCCATGCCGGCCGTCGCCCCCGATACGCTGGTCGTCCACGGCGAGCATGACGATGTCGTGCCGCTGGCCGATGCGCTGGAATGGGCGCGTCCGCAACATCTGCCCATCGTGGTGTTGCCGCAGGCGGAGCATTTCTTCCACGGGCGGCTGACGCAGTTGCGCGATATCGTGAAGCGTCATTTCAACGGGGTGGAACTGTGA
- a CDS encoding ferredoxin yields the protein MSHYDRHVFFCVNQRAAGEDCCNNFGAQAARDYVKDKVKQLGISGAQNNLRINSAGCLGRCELGPVLVVYPEAVWYTYVDHSDLDEIIEEHLKHGRIVDRLKI from the coding sequence ATGAGTCACTACGACAGGCATGTGTTCTTCTGCGTTAACCAGCGTGCGGCAGGCGAGGATTGCTGCAACAACTTCGGTGCGCAAGCGGCGCGCGATTATGTCAAGGACAAGGTCAAGCAGCTGGGTATTTCCGGCGCGCAGAACAACCTGCGCATCAATTCTGCCGGCTGTCTGGGGCGTTGCGAGCTGGGGCCGGTGCTGGTGGTCTATCCCGAGGCGGTCTGGTACACCTATGTCGACCACAGCGATCTCGACGAGATCATCGAAGAGCACCTGAAGCATGGCCGCATCGTCGATCGGCTGAAGATCTGA
- a CDS encoding VanZ family protein: MSASLHAKPRSLLRRYLAAGYAVFIVYASLSPFVGWQEQGLEFWAVLVSPLGLTYSTFDALSNLLAYFPFGLLLALTYRANFGRKPSVLWATLTALALSVAMEYLQMYLPMRTSSNADILANGIGALGGALLAVSVVQRAWFVRVTQWRIGLFRQGPGVDFGLALATLWMFAQINPSLPMLGNVFITEPAYRMFAAVPEEPFNLWESLAVALNLLMLGALLLTLLRERRHVVVGLALVLGVVALAKFIAAALLLKSWALLLWLNGEAMLGIVVGVLLIAGAAWLPRSRLVWAAALGALSYVVLANWVLDSGTPSAAMRLYQWRYGHLRNYNGLSHTVSLVFPLLLAGYLWWARTSYQHKDGK, from the coding sequence ATGAGCGCTTCCTTACACGCAAAACCCCGCAGTCTGTTGCGCCGCTATCTGGCGGCGGGGTATGCCGTGTTCATCGTGTATGCCAGCCTGTCGCCTTTCGTGGGCTGGCAGGAACAGGGGCTGGAGTTCTGGGCGGTGCTGGTCTCGCCGCTGGGGCTGACCTATTCGACGTTCGACGCATTGAGCAATCTGCTGGCCTATTTCCCCTTCGGACTGCTGCTGGCGCTCACCTACCGCGCGAATTTCGGCAGGAAACCCAGCGTGTTGTGGGCGACGCTGACGGCGCTGGCGCTGTCCGTGGCGATGGAGTACCTGCAGATGTATCTGCCGATGCGCACCAGTTCGAATGCGGACATCCTGGCCAACGGCATCGGCGCGCTGGGCGGTGCGCTGCTGGCGGTGTCGGTCGTGCAGCGCGCCTGGTTCGTGCGCGTGACACAATGGCGCATCGGGCTGTTCCGGCAGGGGCCGGGAGTGGACTTCGGCCTGGCGCTGGCGACGCTGTGGATGTTCGCGCAGATCAATCCGTCGTTGCCGATGCTGGGGAATGTGTTCATCACCGAGCCGGCTTACCGCATGTTCGCCGCTGTGCCGGAAGAGCCGTTCAACCTGTGGGAGAGCCTGGCGGTCGCCTTGAACCTGCTGATGCTGGGCGCATTGCTGCTGACGTTGCTGCGCGAACGCCGCCATGTGGTGGTCGGGCTGGCGCTGGTGCTGGGCGTGGTGGCGCTGGCCAAGTTCATCGCGGCGGCACTGCTGTTGAAATCCTGGGCGCTGCTGTTATGGTTGAATGGCGAGGCGATGCTGGGCATCGTGGTCGGTGTGCTGCTGATCGCCGGCGCCGCCTGGCTGCCCCGGTCGCGGCTGGTCTGGGCGGCAGCGCTGGGTGCGCTGAGCTATGTGGTACTGGCGAACTGGGTGCTGGACAGTGGCACCCCCTCCGCCGCAATGCGCCTGTACCAGTGGCGCTATGGCCATTTGCGCAATTACAACGGACTGTCGCACACCGTATCGCTGGTCTTTCCGCTGCTGCTGGCGGGATATCTGTGGTGGGCGCGAACATCGTATCAACATAAGGATGGCAAATGA
- a CDS encoding bacteriohemerythrin: MAYLHWSSDLETGIEVIDTQHQRIVDYLNELNTANDSGDRNATNHVLSELVDYTLTHFAFEEELQEKAGYPFIKAHKRVHEIFTKRVAEFQKRADAGENVAPELLSMLKIWLVNHIKGDDADYVESVKKMLGLESAGNKVDGGWLGTALKKFFG, from the coding sequence ATGGCATACCTGCACTGGTCCAGTGACCTGGAAACCGGGATAGAGGTCATCGACACGCAGCATCAGCGCATCGTCGACTACCTGAACGAACTGAATACCGCCAACGACAGCGGCGACCGTAACGCGACCAACCATGTATTGAGCGAACTGGTCGACTACACGCTGACGCATTTCGCCTTCGAGGAGGAACTGCAGGAAAAGGCCGGCTATCCGTTCATCAAGGCGCACAAGCGGGTGCACGAGATCTTCACCAAGCGTGTCGCGGAATTCCAGAAGCGCGCCGACGCCGGCGAAAACGTCGCGCCGGAACTGCTCTCCATGCTGAAGATATGGCTGGTCAACCACATCAAGGGCGACGATGCCGACTACGTGGAGAGCGTCAAAAAGATGCTGGGGCTCGAAAGCGCCGGCAACAAGGTGGATGGCGGCTGGCTCGGCACGGCACTGAAGAAGTTCTTCGGCTGA
- a CDS encoding DUF167 domain-containing protein, whose translation MNSTGVLMQPFCWWEDDTLVLNILGRPRAKKTRIGKVIGHQLEVHVAEQPVRGRATAHLVRFLAGEFDVAESAITVVFGVYNVNKQLRVKAPQRLPAVIAKRLGKG comes from the coding sequence TTGAATTCTACAGGAGTGCTGATGCAGCCGTTCTGCTGGTGGGAAGACGACACGCTGGTGCTGAACATCCTCGGCCGCCCGCGCGCCAAAAAGACCAGGATCGGCAAGGTCATCGGCCATCAGCTGGAGGTGCATGTGGCCGAGCAGCCGGTGCGCGGACGCGCCACGGCGCATCTGGTGAGATTCCTGGCGGGGGAGTTCGATGTGGCTGAAAGCGCGATCACGGTGGTGTTCGGAGTTTACAACGTGAATAAGCAATTGCGCGTCAAAGCGCCGCAGCGTCTGCCGGCGGTGATCGCGAAACGGCTGGGTAAGGGGTGA
- a CDS encoding VF530 family DNA-binding protein — translation MNTDDKPARRPSLDGITLEMIVTQLSENMGWEAMGMAVPIRCFTHDPSVKSSLKFLRRTPWARAKVEVLYLSQL, via the coding sequence ATGAACACCGATGATAAACCAGCCAGGCGCCCCAGCCTCGACGGCATCACGCTTGAGATGATCGTCACGCAGCTCTCCGAAAACATGGGGTGGGAAGCGATGGGTATGGCGGTGCCGATCCGCTGCTTCACACATGACCCCAGCGTCAAATCCAGCCTGAAGTTCCTGCGCCGCACGCCCTGGGCGAGGGCGAAAGTGGAAGTACTGTACCTGAGCCAGCTATGA
- a CDS encoding DUF3820 family protein, protein MNPQDLEKLLTRTMPYGKYKGRTIADLPGHYLNWFAREGFPPGEIGRLLQLMQEIDHNGLSSLLDPLRKDVS, encoded by the coding sequence ATGAATCCGCAAGACCTCGAAAAACTTCTCACCCGCACCATGCCCTACGGCAAATACAAAGGCCGTACCATCGCCGACCTGCCGGGGCATTACCTCAACTGGTTCGCGCGCGAGGGGTTTCCGCCGGGCGAGATCGGCCGGTTGTTGCAGCTGATGCAGGAGATCGATCACAACGGCTTGTCGTCGCTGCTCGATCCTTTGCGCAAGGATGTTTCATAG
- a CDS encoding DUF1398 domain-containing protein, producing MSDAIENLNLAMQRAMAGRPKVGGFPYFAETLRRAGVTRNFWSLPSCQSLYLTQQGPVVMQGTPLVSGMADVPPFDRNALITALRADQAGASTFPEFLMAAWKAGVVSYDVDFAARTCTYHGASGEKYVEAYPAADV from the coding sequence ATGAGCGATGCAATCGAAAACCTGAATTTGGCCATGCAACGTGCAATGGCAGGCCGTCCGAAGGTCGGTGGCTTTCCGTATTTCGCCGAAACGTTGCGTCGGGCTGGCGTAACGCGCAATTTCTGGTCCTTGCCATCTTGTCAAAGCCTGTACCTGACTCAGCAAGGCCCGGTGGTCATGCAGGGAACACCTCTTGTCTCGGGCATGGCAGATGTGCCGCCATTTGATCGCAATGCCCTTATCACCGCGCTACGGGCCGATCAAGCCGGGGCGAGCACGTTTCCGGAGTTTCTGATGGCGGCTTGGAAGGCGGGCGTCGTGAGCTACGACGTGGATTTTGCAGCGCGAACCTGTACCTACCATGGCGCGAGTGGGGAAAAGTACGTTGAAGCATATCCCGCCGCAGATGTGTAG